One region of Bacteroidales bacterium genomic DNA includes:
- a CDS encoding PUR family DNA/RNA-binding protein, with amino-acid sequence MEEKEFKERNDRGDIFSKAVRAGKRTYFFDVKSTRNEDFYLTITESKRRFNNESGKFFYEKHKIFLYSEDFEKFLKGLNDTITFINTGEKPAPEPEEEMLTSEEMPDVNFDIAGETEPDK; translated from the coding sequence ATGGAAGAGAAAGAATTTAAAGAAAGAAATGACCGTGGGGATATTTTCTCTAAAGCAGTAAGGGCAGGGAAAAGAACCTATTTTTTCGATGTAAAATCTACCCGTAACGAAGACTTTTACCTCACCATTACCGAAAGTAAAAGACGTTTCAACAATGAATCGGGGAAGTTTTTTTACGAAAAACACAAAATATTTCTGTACAGTGAAGATTTTGAAAAATTTTTAAAAGGACTTAACGATACCATAACTTTTATCAATACGGGAGAAAAACCGGCTCCCGAACCCGAAGAAGAGATGCTGACCAGTGAAGAAATGCCGGATGTTAACTTTGATATAGCTGGCGAAACGGAACCAGACAAGTAA
- a CDS encoding EI24 domain-containing protein codes for MALFPNFRIGFNTYSDAHKLIIKHKLWGYVLLPAIINVSLLIILVFFGWHYFNQFTEWLQDVTGLSSTSSRFWKYLVVFFKWAIKIILYVILFFLYFSIYRYIVLMLISPVLAILSEKTDKLLTGINYPFRMKQFLTDIRRGILIAIRNLLIETSFTILFFFIAFIPIIRWLAPVFIFFITCYFYGFSMIDYSNERARMNIGESIRYMRKNRGMAISNGMVFYFVFFFIPVVGFIFAPAYSVIAATIAVNKAKKNISVPQKAPTIILP; via the coding sequence ATGGCGCTTTTCCCAAACTTCCGTATAGGGTTTAATACATACTCCGATGCCCACAAACTTATCATAAAACACAAATTGTGGGGATATGTTCTTCTGCCAGCTATCATTAATGTAAGCCTGCTTATAATACTTGTTTTTTTTGGGTGGCACTATTTCAATCAGTTCACGGAGTGGTTGCAGGATGTAACGGGTCTATCATCAACTTCCTCAAGGTTCTGGAAATATTTAGTCGTTTTTTTTAAATGGGCAATTAAAATAATTCTTTATGTGATTTTATTCTTTTTATATTTTTCTATTTACCGTTACATAGTACTGATGCTCATCTCTCCTGTCCTTGCAATATTGTCTGAAAAAACAGACAAACTGCTCACAGGCATCAATTACCCTTTCCGCATGAAACAATTTTTAACAGACATTCGACGCGGAATTCTCATTGCAATAAGAAACCTTCTGATAGAAACAAGTTTTACTATCTTATTCTTTTTTATTGCGTTTATTCCTATCATCAGATGGCTGGCCCCTGTTTTTATTTTCTTTATTACGTGTTATTTTTACGGTTTTTCTATGATAGACTATTCAAATGAAAGAGCAAGGATGAATATTGGGGAAAGCATCAGATATATGCGCAAAAACAGGGGAATGGCCATATCCAACGGCATGGTTTTTTATTTCGTTTTTTTCTTCATTCCGGTTGTAGGTTTTATATTTGCCCCCGCCTATTCAGTAATAGCAGCAACAATTGCTGTAAATAAGGCCAAAAAAAACATTTCTGTGCCCCAGAAAGCTCCAACCATTATTTTACCATAA
- a CDS encoding cation:proton antiporter, which yields MEFLEKIQFPITDSILIFLLVFIIIFLAPRLLKKLHIPGIVGFIIAGVLLGPHGFNIIAPENGMGMFAAFGLLYIMFLIGLEIDLVDFKKHRSRSIVFGILTFIIPLVLGFFVCYYFLKLSILASLLLSSMFSTHTLVSYPIASKLGITKNRVMSTVIGGTIITDTAVLLLLAIISRVYTGEMDLMFWIVLIGMLTVFMLIMLLIVPLISRWFFKKIAGDSSGQYIYVLCVLFGSAFLAEIAGIEPMIGAFMAGLALNSLIPSSSVLMNRTIFIGNTIFIPFFLISVGMIVDLKVLLNGYDALIIAGILIITAEITKYLAAFTTQKIYGFSGTERNVLFGLSSSHAAATIALILVGYNLGLLDISILNGTVLVIFISCLISSFVTENSGRKLAKTEKSIIRDDVSSPQRILVAVSNPNTIETLMNFAILIKNRHSKEPIYPLNVVLGNIDSPEARYDILVKSRRIEEIARQAVTEEQTIQMVSHIDVTVANGINRAISELTITKVVLGWNGQTSTSQSIFGGILENVLPRNNQMMFVVKALHPYGYFKRLVIFVPPNAEFEPGYKKWMRQIAILAKELSAKVLVFVSGDTLLQLKQDLDYSKIPATNFVDFSDYENLEGLTNHLNYTDLLIWISARENTISHTSYLSSLPKILSKSFIKFSFIIIYPEQHSYQHDTSVMNLGGLTKSPIQENIERISKISKNVKKAFKGKS from the coding sequence GTGGAATTTTTAGAAAAAATTCAATTCCCTATCACCGACTCCATCCTTATTTTTTTACTGGTTTTTATCATCATTTTTCTTGCGCCGCGTTTGCTTAAGAAACTTCATATCCCTGGCATCGTGGGTTTTATCATTGCAGGGGTTCTTCTTGGCCCTCACGGGTTCAATATCATTGCACCCGAAAACGGTATGGGGATGTTTGCCGCCTTCGGCCTGTTATACATCATGTTTCTTATTGGGCTTGAGATAGACCTTGTTGACTTTAAAAAGCACCGTTCACGCAGCATTGTTTTCGGCATATTAACATTTATTATTCCGCTGGTGCTGGGCTTTTTTGTTTGTTATTATTTTTTAAAACTCAGTATCCTGGCTTCACTTCTGCTTTCAAGCATGTTTTCGACACATACACTGGTTTCTTATCCTATTGCAAGCAAACTTGGCATTACAAAGAACCGCGTAATGAGCACTGTGATTGGGGGCACTATTATTACCGATACTGCCGTATTGCTGCTTCTGGCAATTATCAGCAGGGTTTATACAGGAGAAATGGACTTGATGTTTTGGATTGTTTTAATAGGTATGTTAACAGTATTTATGCTGATCATGCTTTTGATAGTTCCTCTTATTAGCAGATGGTTTTTTAAGAAAATTGCTGGAGATAGCAGCGGTCAATATATTTATGTTTTGTGTGTATTATTCGGATCGGCTTTTTTAGCGGAAATAGCAGGAATTGAACCGATGATCGGCGCATTTATGGCAGGACTGGCTTTAAACTCTTTGATACCTTCATCCTCCGTGCTCATGAACCGGACAATTTTCATCGGCAATACCATATTTATTCCCTTTTTCCTGATTAGCGTTGGCATGATCGTTGACCTTAAGGTACTCCTTAATGGATATGATGCGCTGATTATTGCAGGAATACTTATTATTACCGCTGAAATTACGAAATACCTTGCTGCTTTTACTACACAAAAGATCTACGGGTTTTCTGGTACCGAGCGCAATGTTCTTTTCGGATTAAGCAGTTCTCATGCAGCCGCAACCATTGCCCTTATTCTCGTAGGCTATAACTTAGGATTACTGGATATCAGCATATTAAATGGAACTGTGCTTGTTATATTTATCAGTTGCCTGATAAGTTCGTTTGTTACAGAAAATTCCGGGAGAAAGCTGGCAAAAACTGAAAAAAGCATAATCAGGGATGATGTAAGCAGCCCTCAGAGAATACTTGTTGCCGTTTCAAACCCAAACACCATTGAAACACTCATGAACTTTGCCATCCTCATAAAAAACAGGCATTCTAAAGAGCCAATATACCCGCTGAATGTTGTTTTAGGCAACATTGATTCACCGGAAGCACGTTATGATATTCTTGTAAAAAGCAGAAGGATAGAAGAAATTGCCCGGCAGGCAGTCACCGAAGAACAAACCATACAAATGGTATCACATATTGATGTTACTGTTGCTAACGGCATCAACCGGGCTATTAGTGAGCTTACTATTACTAAGGTTGTGCTGGGATGGAACGGTCAGACTTCCACATCTCAAAGCATTTTCGGTGGAATTCTGGAAAATGTCCTGCCACGAAATAACCAAATGATGTTTGTTGTAAAAGCTTTACACCCTTATGGTTATTTCAAACGCCTGGTAATATTTGTTCCACCTAATGCCGAATTTGAACCGGGTTACAAAAAGTGGATGCGGCAAATTGCTATATTGGCAAAAGAGCTTTCGGCAAAAGTTTTAGTTTTTGTATCGGGCGACACTCTTTTGCAGTTAAAACAAGATCTTGACTATTCAAAAATACCTGCTACAAACTTTGTTGATTTCAGCGACTATGAAAATCTTGAGGGACTTACCAATCACTTAAACTATACGGATTTGCTCATCTGGATATCTGCACGTGAAAATACGATATCACATACAAGTTATTTATCTTCCCTGCCAAAAATACTTTCTAAAAGCTTTATTAAATTTAGTTTTATTATCATTTATCCTGAGCAACACTCCTATCAGCATGATACTTCGGTTATGAACCTGGGAGGATTGACAAAATCTCCTATACAGGAAAATATCGAACGTATCTCAAAAATAAGTAAAAATGTAAAAAAAGCCTTTAAAGGCAAATCATAA
- the murB gene encoding UDP-N-acetylmuramate dehydrogenase has product MLQFQENISLKPYNTFGIDVKARNFIEIKNDNDFIELLGSDIINKMPLLLLGGGSNILFTKDFEGLVAHIANKGIIRVDENTDTITLEAAAGELWEDLMTYCVANGYYGLENLTGVPGQVGSCPIQNIGAYGTEVKDSILEVKCLDLKNKQKISLAKKDCRFGYRDSIFKHELKGKVVITSIVFTLSKKSSYNLTYSGVREEVKRISPEGITLQAVSKAIQNIRERKIPCTKKLGSAGSFFKNPVITKKLFNQLQQEHPNIVFYKTGEESYKVSAAWLIEQCGWKGYRKVETGVYEKQPLILINYGKASGKDVLELAQEIQKSILSQFNLELTPEVNIL; this is encoded by the coding sequence ATGCTACAGTTTCAGGAAAACATATCGCTAAAGCCATACAATACTTTTGGTATTGACGTAAAAGCCCGGAATTTTATAGAAATTAAAAACGACAATGATTTCATTGAACTTTTAGGTTCAGACATAATAAATAAGATGCCTCTTTTGCTCCTGGGCGGAGGTAGCAACATCCTTTTTACGAAAGATTTTGAAGGATTAGTGGCACATATTGCCAACAAAGGGATTATTAGAGTTGATGAAAATACTGATACCATTACTTTGGAAGCCGCTGCAGGGGAATTATGGGAAGACTTGATGACATATTGTGTTGCCAATGGATATTATGGGCTTGAAAACCTAACGGGGGTACCCGGGCAGGTAGGAAGTTGCCCCATACAAAATATTGGTGCTTATGGTACCGAAGTGAAAGATAGCATTTTGGAAGTAAAATGTCTTGACCTGAAAAACAAGCAAAAAATAAGCCTCGCAAAAAAAGATTGCCGTTTTGGATATCGGGATAGCATTTTCAAACATGAGTTAAAAGGAAAAGTAGTGATAACATCAATAGTTTTCACTTTATCAAAAAAATCATCTTATAACCTTACTTATAGCGGAGTAAGAGAAGAAGTTAAACGAATCTCTCCTGAAGGAATTACATTGCAAGCTGTCAGTAAAGCTATTCAAAACATCCGCGAAAGGAAAATACCCTGTACTAAAAAACTTGGTTCTGCAGGTAGTTTTTTCAAGAACCCTGTCATTACTAAAAAATTATTTAACCAACTTCAGCAGGAACACCCAAATATTGTTTTTTACAAGACCGGTGAAGAGAGTTACAAAGTTTCGGCAGCCTGGCTTATCGAACAATGCGGTTGGAAAGGATACAGAAAAGTCGAAACTGGGGTTTATGAGAAACAGCCGCTTATTCTGATTAATTATGGCAAAGCCTCAGGGAAAGATGTACTTGAACTTGCTCAGGAAATACAAAAAAGCATTCTTTCACAATTTAATTTAGAACTTACACCTGAAGTTAATATTCTGTAG
- a CDS encoding CTP synthase: MQQTKYIFVTGGVVSSLGKGIISASLAKLLQARGYSVTIQKFDPYINIDPGTLNPYEHGECFVTNDGAETDLDLGHYERFLNVSTSQANNITTGRIYQAVIEKERRGDYLGDTVQVIPHITDEIKYRIRLLAKEGKWDFIITEIGGTVGDIESLPFIEAVRQMKWELGENNCVVIHLTLVPFLAAAGELKSKPTQHSVKTLLELGVQPDILVCRSEKPLSDGLKYKIALFCNVSPRSVIESIDTETIYNVPLLMHKEMLDVEVLEKTRMPYDKEPDLDKWNKFLCKLKNPHSQVNIALVGKYVELKDAYKSILESFVHGGTSLQCKVNLKLVHSEHITPENVPQQLEGMNGILVAPGFGERGIEGKITSIRYAREKNIPFLGICLGMQCAVVEFARNVLYMNDAHSTEMNPATSHPVIDIMEEQKKVSNKGGTMRLGAYECSIKEGTKTYSIYKISEIAERHRHRYEFNNYYLEQFEKEGMIAAGINEKNQLVEIMEYTKHPWFIGVQFHPEYRSTVLNPHPLFSAFIEAACKHNNTKR, from the coding sequence ATGCAACAGACAAAATACATCTTTGTCACAGGTGGAGTTGTTTCATCTCTTGGAAAGGGTATTATTTCCGCTTCTCTGGCAAAACTACTTCAGGCACGTGGTTATTCGGTAACCATTCAAAAATTTGACCCCTATATTAATATTGACCCCGGCACCCTTAATCCTTACGAACACGGAGAATGTTTTGTAACAAATGACGGTGCTGAAACCGACCTGGACCTTGGGCATTACGAACGTTTTCTCAATGTTTCCACATCACAGGCTAACAATATCACTACAGGGAGAATTTATCAGGCTGTTATCGAAAAAGAAAGACGCGGTGATTATCTGGGCGACACCGTTCAGGTAATTCCCCATATCACCGACGAGATAAAATACCGTATCCGTTTGCTGGCTAAAGAAGGCAAATGGGATTTTATTATTACTGAAATTGGAGGCACAGTCGGTGATATAGAATCACTGCCTTTTATTGAAGCTGTACGACAGATGAAATGGGAACTCGGAGAAAATAACTGCGTGGTCATTCACCTGACATTAGTGCCTTTCCTGGCTGCTGCCGGAGAATTAAAATCAAAACCGACACAACATTCTGTTAAAACTCTTTTAGAACTGGGAGTTCAGCCCGACATACTTGTATGCCGTTCCGAAAAACCTCTCAGTGATGGGCTGAAATATAAAATCGCACTGTTTTGTAATGTTTCCCCGCGTTCCGTCATCGAATCCATAGACACGGAAACGATATATAATGTACCTTTGCTTATGCACAAAGAAATGCTTGATGTGGAAGTACTTGAGAAAACAAGAATGCCTTACGACAAAGAGCCTGACCTGGATAAATGGAATAAATTCCTGTGTAAATTAAAAAACCCTCATTCACAGGTAAACATTGCCCTGGTTGGAAAATATGTTGAGCTGAAAGATGCCTACAAATCCATTCTCGAATCTTTTGTCCATGGAGGAACATCATTGCAGTGCAAAGTGAATTTGAAACTGGTACATTCAGAACATATCACTCCGGAAAACGTTCCTCAACAACTTGAGGGCATGAATGGGATATTAGTGGCTCCCGGCTTCGGAGAACGAGGCATTGAAGGAAAAATCACATCCATACGCTATGCCAGGGAAAAGAACATTCCATTTTTGGGAATCTGTCTTGGCATGCAATGCGCTGTTGTGGAATTTGCCCGTAATGTTTTATATATGAATGACGCTCATTCCACAGAAATGAATCCTGCTACTTCTCATCCCGTAATAGACATCATGGAAGAGCAAAAAAAAGTTTCAAACAAAGGCGGCACGATGCGTCTCGGAGCATACGAATGTAGCATTAAGGAAGGCACTAAAACATACAGCATTTACAAAATATCAGAAATAGCAGAGCGTCACCGTCATCGCTATGAATTTAACAATTATTACCTTGAACAGTTTGAGAAAGAAGGAATGATAGCTGCAGGAATAAACGAAAAAAATCAACTGGTTGAAATAATGGAATACACTAAACACCCCTGGTTTATTGGAGTGCAGTTTCATCCGGAATACCGAAGTACTGTCCTGAATCCACATCCCCTTTTCTCAGCTTTTATAGAGGCCGCCTGTAAGCATAACAATACAAAAAGATAA
- a CDS encoding DUF1846 domain-containing protein, whose translation MDRIKHIGFDNEEYLKEQTTAILERVSRFDDKLYLEFGGKILYDYHAARVLPGFDPNVKMRLLQLLKDKIDVIMCIHAGDIERKKIRADFGITYDVDALKTIDDFREWGLDVTAVVITRYQNQPTARSFKNKLELRGVKVYLHYPTKGYPTDVDLIVSDQGYGANEYICTTHPIVIVTGPGPGSGKLGTCLCNLYHEYKKGVKAGYAKFETFPIWDLPLQHKVNVAYEAATADLKDVNMIDTHHLKAYNVEVVNYNRDIEAFHLLKRILEKITGGESMYKSPTDMGVNRASSGIVNEDVISEAAHQEVIRRYFRCAVEYALGLIDKDTLEHINNIMKKVGAHVEDRKVVLPAREAAKSAMESGKGNAGLFCGASIELNDGTIITGKNSPLLHASSSLILNASKYLAGLPDSMCLIPQNIIDSVTYLKKDILNGKMVSLNLDETLIALGISAISNPAAQMAMEKLKHLRYCEVHLTHIPTLGDEAGLRKLKVNLTCDPEYSSKSLFISE comes from the coding sequence ATGGATAGAATTAAACACATTGGTTTTGATAATGAGGAATACCTTAAGGAACAAACTACAGCTATTCTTGAACGGGTAAGCCGCTTTGACGATAAATTATATTTGGAATTCGGAGGTAAAATTCTTTATGATTATCATGCAGCAAGAGTATTACCGGGATTTGACCCCAATGTAAAAATGAGATTACTTCAACTTTTAAAAGACAAAATTGATGTAATCATGTGTATTCATGCAGGAGATATTGAGAGAAAAAAAATAAGGGCAGACTTCGGAATTACTTATGATGTGGATGCACTGAAAACCATAGATGATTTCAGGGAATGGGGCTTGGATGTTACGGCTGTGGTTATTACCCGCTATCAGAACCAGCCTACTGCAAGATCCTTTAAAAACAAATTAGAGTTAAGAGGGGTAAAGGTATATTTACATTACCCTACAAAAGGGTATCCAACAGATGTTGACCTGATAGTAAGTGACCAGGGATATGGTGCTAATGAATACATCTGCACAACACATCCCATTGTGATTGTAACTGGTCCCGGTCCTGGCAGTGGCAAACTTGGAACATGCCTGTGCAACCTGTACCATGAATATAAAAAAGGAGTCAAAGCCGGGTATGCAAAATTTGAAACATTTCCAATCTGGGACTTGCCATTACAACATAAGGTTAATGTTGCTTATGAAGCTGCAACAGCAGATCTGAAAGATGTTAACATGATTGATACACACCATCTGAAAGCTTATAATGTTGAAGTCGTTAACTATAACCGTGATATTGAAGCGTTTCATCTTCTGAAAAGGATACTTGAAAAAATAACGGGAGGAGAATCCATGTATAAATCTCCCACGGATATGGGTGTTAACCGGGCAAGCTCTGGGATTGTTAATGAAGATGTTATTTCCGAAGCTGCTCATCAGGAAGTTATTCGCAGATATTTCAGGTGCGCTGTGGAGTATGCTTTAGGCCTTATAGATAAAGACACTCTTGAGCATATCAACAATATAATGAAAAAAGTTGGTGCACATGTTGAAGACAGGAAGGTTGTGCTCCCTGCAAGGGAAGCTGCAAAAAGTGCAATGGAAAGTGGAAAAGGAAATGCAGGTTTATTTTGCGGAGCTTCTATTGAATTAAATGACGGCACCATTATAACCGGTAAAAATTCTCCGCTTCTCCATGCCTCTTCAAGCTTGATATTAAACGCCTCAAAATATCTTGCGGGCCTGCCCGATAGTATGTGCCTCATACCCCAGAACATTATTGACTCGGTAACTTATCTTAAAAAAGATATTTTAAATGGTAAAATGGTCAGCCTGAATTTGGATGAAACGCTTATAGCGCTTGGGATAAGCGCTATATCAAATCCTGCCGCACAGATGGCAATGGAAAAACTAAAGCATCTGCGTTATTGTGAAGTTCACCTGACTCACATCCCAACTCTTGGCGATGAAGCGGGACTGAGAAAATTGAAAGTAAACCTGACCTGCGACCCTGAATATTCAAGCAAAAGCCTATTTATAAGCGAATGA